The Toxorhynchites rutilus septentrionalis strain SRP chromosome 3, ASM2978413v1, whole genome shotgun sequence genome includes a region encoding these proteins:
- the LOC129773783 gene encoding uncharacterized protein LOC129773783, with the protein MDEIKLMLAEEKHLPLTLAFQEARVTKITPDFNLSLQGKYKWYFREGLTSRQGGVCLAVLSHLPHTLIQISSQLQICAIQLTGPLRLTLASIYISPTHSNSNLEAEMNNAIQQLPHPFIIMGDFNAYHTVWGGQRCNLRGKIILKIVEQLNLIILNDFQHTRMDEHSGSTSSIDLTITSWDLAPRVRWCVDDDLRGSDHFPIHIRTLTSNPKILLRRRWLYQFADWDGFESTISHLLPAQGNYSVEEFSQAVFAAAKANIPRTSGIFGRKAVPWWNNDVKQAIKSRRKALRKLRRQLDGSETKVLALADFQSTRARSRKIIAEAKQNSWLKFLDSFCPQTTSSELWSKVNAISGKKRSRGYSIMINGTTTDDPGTIAEHLADHFASTSATSNYKSDFKARKTAAETTEFPSDSGEPHIYNIRFSMKEMLWSISKVFERMIKRRLMTNLEERHLLDPRQHAFRQGNGTNTYFSQLDQHLHVITRDHLHGELALLDISKAYDTTWRYNILDQLHQWGIEGNLFEIIRSFLQNRSFKVLLGGVTSTSKLQENGVPQGSVLSVALFLIAMQSLFDAIPQNIDALLYADDILLISKNSFPVLARRRLQEGISSVNNWANSVGFRISAEKSQVLHCCNNKRHRKKLRSYLLNGSSIKRVNSARILGVMVDKKLTFNKHIKSTISDIKNRLNLVSVISGGSRTGSRKTIFNIGRSLVYSKLTYGIELFSRATWKTLEELRPSYQRIIRLASGAFRTSPSKALLAESGILPFKLFLTRFYSTRAIRTLEKHPTFEYSLVRVNNWLQDTCRTTLPTIAPIPIINLRPWYKREPQIDWSIKNSVRAGENSSIVLAIFNNHIHSKYLFHHKIFTDGSFDGLQVGIGIFANNLQVKFQLPNICSVFSAELAALLIATSKCEHNRKTVIFTDSASALLALESGSSKHPWVLAIEEKTAQNDITFCWIPGHCGIRGNEEADRLAKEGRTSELWSTSVPSDDITRWVNSSLMTCWENEWNICRDTFLRKIKNTTHPWMDRNQRSFQVCLTRLRIGHTKLTHRFLVEKTEPPICNTCNVRLTVEHFLLVCPRYNLMRTKFQIADNPRTALARDNLEEDKLLHFLKETDLLELIYLFQHRLLLIVYPVL; encoded by the exons AtggatgaaattaaattaatgttagctgaggagaaacatctcccactaacACTTGCATTCCAAGAAGCCAGAGTGACTAAGATTACACCCGATTTTAACCTTTCACTACAAGGTAAATACAAGTGGTACTTCCGTGAGGGACTTACCTCACGCCAGGGTGGAGTATGCCTCGCTGTTTTGAGCCATCTCCCACATACCCTCATCCAAATTTCATCACAGTTACAGATATGCGCAATCCAACTCACGGGACCGTTACGGTTAACCCTCGCTTCTATATACATTTCCCCAACGCATAGTAACAGTAATTTGGAAGCAGAAATGAACAATGCCATTCAACAATTACCACACCCTTTCATAATCATGGGTGATTTTAACGCCTACCATACTGTATGGGGTGGCCAAAGATGCAATTTAAGaggtaaaattattttaaaaatcgttgAACAACTTAACCTCATCATCCTGAACGACTTCCAACATACTCGTATGGATGAACACTCTGGCTCTACTTCTTCAATTGATTTAACGATTACCTCATGGGACCTAGCGCCCAGAGTCAGATGGTGTGTCGATGATGATCTAAGAGGAAGTGATCATTTTCCCATTCACATCCGAACACTGACCAGTAATCCAAAAATCCTCCTGCGAAGGAGATGGTTGTACCAATTTGCCGACTGGGATGGTTTCGAATCAACCATTTCGCATCTGTTACCTGCACAGGGTAACTATTCAGTAGAGGAGTTTTCCCAAGCCGTTTTCGCTGCTGCGAAAGCTAATATACCCCGCACTAGTGGTATCTTCGGCCGGAAGGCAGTCCCATGGTGGAATAATGATGTCAAACAGGCCATTAAATCCAGAAGAAAAGCGCTGAGGAAGCTTAGAAGACAACTGGACGGTAGTGAGACAAAAGTACTTGCCCTAGCTGATTTTCAATCCACTAGAGCTAGATCAAGGAAAATTATAGCGGAAGCTAAACAAAATAGCTGGCTTAAATTTCTTGATAGCTTTTGCCCTCAGACAACTTCTAGTGAACTGTGGAGCAAGGTTAATGCAATCAGTGGCAAAAAAAGATCGCGAGGCTATTCCATTATGATCAATGGTACCACTACCGATGATCCCGGAACCATTGCTGAACATTTAGCTGACCATTTTGCTAGTACTTCTGCCACCTCCAACTACAAAAGCGACTTCAAAGCTCGTAAAACTGCCGCGGAGACTACAGAGTTTCCCTCGGACTCAGGGGAACCtcatatttacaatatcagGTTCTCTATGAAAGAAATGTTGTGGTCCATTA GTAAGGTCTTCGAGAGAATGATCAAACGGAGATTGATGACGAACCTTGAAGAACGTCATCTCCTGGATCCTCGACAACATGCTTTTCGTCAAGGCAATGGTACCAACACGTATTTCAGCCAACTTGATCAACACCTTCACGTGATCACGCGAGACCACCTCCACGGGGAACTCGCTCTGTTGGACATATCCAAAGCCTACGATACAACCTGGAGATATAATATCTTGGACCAACTCCATCAATGGGGTATCGAAggtaatttgttcgagataaTTCGCAGTTTTCTACAAAATCGTAGCTTCAAAGTTCTTCTCGGAGGAGTCACCTCCACCAGTAAACTGCAAGAAAATGGAGTGCCACAGGGTTCTGTGCTATCGGTTGCTCTTTTCCTGATAGCGATGCAATCATTATTTGATGCCATACCCCAAAATATTGACGCTTTGCTATACGCAGATGATATTCTGctaatttcaaaaaactcattCCCAGTACTAGCAAGAAGAAGACTTCAGGAAGGAATCTCGTCTGTTAATAACTGGGCGAATTCCGTGGGATTTAGGATCTCAGCTGAAAAATCTCAAGTTCTTCATTGCTGCAACAATAAGCGtcacaggaaaaaactacgttcTTATCTTCTGAACGGTAGTTCCATTAAACGAGTCAATTCTGCACGAATTCTCGGTGTAATGGTGGACAAAAAACTCACGTTCAATAAACATATAAAGAGTACAATATCGGACATTAAAAACCGCCTTAACTTAGTTAGCGTTATAAGCGGTGGAAGCCGAACAGGATCCCGCAAAACTATCTTCAACATTGGAAGAAGCTTAGTCTATTCCAAACTTACTTACGGTATTGAACTCTTCAGCCGTGCCACCTGGAAAACGCTTGAAGAACTGAGGCCTAGCTATCAAAGAATAATAAGACTAGCATCAGGGGCCTTTAGAACTAGCCCAAGTAAAGCGTTACTCGCTGAGTCAGGCATTTTAcccttcaaattgttcctcacgAGATTCTACAGCACGCGCGCGATACGAACGCTCGAGAAACATCCAACATTTGAATACTCTCTTGTGAGAGTGAATAACTGGTTGCAGGATACATGCCGAACCACTCTTCCAACGATTGCACCAATTCCCATTATTAACCTTCGACCATGGTATAAACGGGAACCTCAGATTGATTGGTCAATTAAAAATTCTGTGCGAGCTGGTGAAAACAGCAGCATAGTTTTGGCCATTTTCAACAACCACATCCACAGTAAATACCTTTTTCACCACAAGATCTTTACAGATGGATCCTTTGATGGTTTACAAGTAGGTATCGGCATTTTTGCTAATAACCTGCAAGTTAAGTTCCAACTCCCAAATATCTGTTCGGTATTTTCAGCTGAATTAGCGGCACTTCTTATCGCTACATCAAAGTGCGAACACAACAGAAAGACGGTTATTTTCACCGATTCTGCTAGCGCGCTTCTTGCTCTTGAGAGCGGAAGtagcaaacatccatgggtactcgCAATTGAAGAGAAAACTGCCCAAAATGATATCACCTTCTGCTGGATCCCAGGTCACTGTGGAATCCGCGGTAACGAAGAGGCTGATCGCCTAGCCAAAGAAGGGAGAACATCCGAACTATGGAGCACAAGCGTCCCATCTGATGATATAACCAGATGGGTTAACTCATCTCTGATGACGTGCTGGGAGAACGAATGGAACATCTGCAGagatacttttttgagaaaaattaaaaacactacCCATCCTTGGATGGATAGAAACCAAAGATCTTTTCAAGTATGTCTAACACGTCTTCGTATTGGACATACCAAATTAACGCACAGGTTCTTGGTTGAAAAAACCGAACCACCCATTTGTAATACCTGTAACGTCAGGCTGACcgtagaacattttctacttgtctgcccacgttacaac CTTATGAGAACTAAGTTTCAGATAGCTGACAACCCAAGGACAGCCCTAGCAAGAGATAACTTGGAGGAGGACAAATTACTGCATTTCCTGAAGGAGACGGATCTTTTGgagcttatttatttatttcaacacCGTCTTCTATTA ATAGTGTATCCAGTCCTATGA